In Cydia pomonella isolate Wapato2018A chromosome 1, ilCydPomo1, whole genome shotgun sequence, one genomic interval encodes:
- the LOC133526585 gene encoding probable cytochrome P450 303a1 translates to MWLTVLIIVLALCLFLYLDTVKPKNFPPGPKWIPIFGSALEIYRMRQKTGYLYKVFKQISEMYCKDSPLLGLKIGVDRIIMVNGLEAHKEMMFNEDCDGRPNTIFYTTRTWGLRRGVLLSDGELWKEQRRFLLKHLKEYGFGRKGMADIASFEAAHMVKDVRALIKSNKDGGVVHMHNFFNVYILNTLWSMLAGLRYEPTDPQMIVLQKLLSDLFSTIDMVGTVFSHFPILSVFAPSMSGYKSFVKTHERIWKFLREELERHKQYFDPEKPDKDFMDVYIRVLRSKEVPNTYSEGQLVAICMDMFMAGTETTSKSMSFGFSYMVRDVEVQRRAQEEIDRVVGTSRPPHLDDRPNMPYCEAIVYESVRHFMGRTFSVPHRTLRDTVLAGYNIPGDTMVVGNFTNILMDESLFPDPHSFNPDRFISNGKINVPEQYFPFGLSKHRCMGEVLAKCEIFVLTATLLQNYTFYPIEGEMPSLEHIDGATPAAAPFNARAVPRSHVVEKWSKEA, encoded by the exons ATGTGGTTAACCGTGCTAATCATTGTATTAGCATTATGCCTGTTCCTGTACCTGGATACGGTTAAACCAAAAAACTTCCCACCAGGCCCAAAATGGATCCCGATCTTCGGCAGCGCCCTAGAAATATACCGAATGCGACAAAAAACAGGATATCTTTACAAAGTCTTCAAGCAGATATCCGAGATGTACTGCAAAGACAGTCCACTACTAGGACTTAAAATAGGCGTGGATAGAATTATAATGGTCAATGGATTAGAAGCTCACAAAGAAATGATGTTTAACGAAGATTGCGACGGAAGACCTAACACCATCTTCTACACTACAAGAACTTGGGGCTTGAGAAGAGGCGTTCTTCTATCTGACGGCGAACTCTGGAAGGAACAGAGGAGATTCCTCTTGAAACATTTGAAAGAGTACGGCTTTGGACGGAAAGGAATGGCTGACATAGCCAGCTTTGAAGCTGCGCATATGGTGAAGGATGTTCGAGCGctaattaaaagtaataaagaCGGAGGGGTTGTACACATGCATAACTTCTTTAACGTGTATATTTTGAATACTCTCTGGTCTATGCTTGCTGGATTGAGATACGAACCAACAGATCCACAGATGATAGTTCTACAGAAGCTGTTATCTGATCTATTTAGCACCATTGATATGGTAGGGACAGTTTTCAGTCATTTCCCTATTCTTAGCGTATTCGCTCCTTCAATGTCTGGTTATAAAAGCTTTGTTAAGACTCATGAGCGGATTTGGAAGTTTTTGAGAGAGGAACTGGAAAGGCATAAGCAGTATTTTGATCCTGAGAAGCCGGATAAAGATTTTATGGATGTTTATATCAGAGTGCTGAGGTCTAAGGAGGTTCCGAACACGTATTCCGAAG GACAGCTGGTGGCTATTTGCATGGACATGTTCATGGCCGGCACAGAGACGACCAGTAAGAGCATGAGCTTCGGCTTCAGCTACATGGTGCGTGATGTGGAGGTGCAGAGGAGGGCCCAGGAGGAGATTGACCGCGTGGTCGGCACCAGCCGACCGCCGCACCTGGACGACAGACCTAA CATGCCGTATTGCGAAGCGATAGTTTACGAGAGCGTACGCCATTTCATGGGCCGCACGTTCAGCGTGCCTCACCGTACGCTGCGGGACACCGTGCTTGCTGGCTACAACATACCTGGG GACACAATGGTAGTCGGCAACTTCACCAACATCCTAATGGACGAATCTCTTTTCCCCGACCCCCACTCCTTCAATCCTGACCGTTTCATCTCCAACGGGAAAATCAACGTTCCCGAACAGTATTTCCCGTTCGGCTTGTCGAAACACCGTTGCATGGGAGAGGTGCTGGCCAAGTGCGAGATCTTCGTGCTGACGGCGACGCTGTTGCAGAACTACACGTTTTATCCGATAGAGGGCGAGATGCCGTCGTTGGAGCATATAGATGGCGCCACTCCTGCCGCGGCTCCGTTTAATGCGAGAGCGGTTCCTAGGTCACACGTGGTAGAGAAGTGGAGTAAAGAAGCATAA